The sequence GCAGATGGCGACGGAGGCCGTGACCGGCTAACCCATGTGCCGGTAGAGCTCGGCGGACATCCACGGCACCAGTTCGCCGTGGATGAGCCGCTCGTCCACCCATCCGAGGTTGTTGTTGGGCATCAGCCCATAGAGGCGCTTTCCGGGGCCGAGGTCTGCGGGGCCCGTGGCGGTCACCATGGTGGATGCGCTCTCCAGTTGCCAGGCGCGTTCCGTCATGGGCTTGCCATACATGATCTCCACGATGCCGTCGGAGTGCGCGATAAGCAGTTCGATCTCGTCCGTCTCGGAGATCCGCCACCATCCGGCCTCCCGACGATCCGGGCCGGCGGGTTGCCCGTCATCGTCCATGCGCCAGGTGCGGGATTCATAAGCGATGCGGTTTTCCCCGTCGTGCGCGAACGTTAACTGCTGGCCGAAGGTGAACTCTGGTTCGCCGGGATTGTGGGCCTGCCCCTGTCCGCGCCATACCCCGATGAGGGGCAGTAGCGCGAGCAATCCATCGTGCAGGTTGGGGCCGTGCCGCAGATTTGCGGTGTCTTCTGGGATGGGTAGATCCCCGAACCCGGGCAGGTTTTTCCCGGCGGTGCTCTTCGATTGCTCGGCGGCAAGGTTGACTGTGTCGTTGCCACTCAGCGGGGTGGCTGCAGTCTCAGCCGAACCGGGGTTGGCCGATGTCGGCGTGGCCGGTTCCGCGTCGGCTGGGTGGGGGTCGGGGAGCTCGGAATTCATGACATCAACCCTAAACGATGCGCGGATGGGGACGTGACGCTAGAGCCCCGGCCGTTCCTCCTGGGAAAGGGGGCGTGTGGGTGGGGCCAGGTCCAACATGCTGACCTTTGTGTAATACCGCTCCGATTCGACATAGGCGGAGCCGCCGGACACGTAAGCCCGCATGGGGTGACCTCCGTGAAAGGGAAGGTCCTTGGCCCGGAGTACCAGGCTGAAGCTATCCAAGATCCGTTTGCGGGCGGCGGCGTCCATCTGGTCGGCGCGGACAATAGGCGCATCAGCGGCTGGAGAGGCGGGGGCGGAGATAACGTTGACTGCGGAGAAGTACACGTCCCCCTGCTTCAGTCGGAGGGTCATCTCCACGGTGGCCGGTTTCGCGTATCCGCGGGGGGTTCCTTCGAACAGGGCTTCCGTCTCCCAGCCCCCTCGGGGGGAGATGTCGTCCTTATTCTGGATGAGCAGGTCGTTAACACCCATCTTGGCACCCAGGGAGACGCCGTCCAGTTGGAGGCGGGTGAACACCTTTCGCGCCGGCGCGTCGGTGAATTCCCCGCTGAGAACTGCCGAGCTGGGCACGGTGACGTACTGCGCGGAGGATTGCACGCTGAGCAGCCCGTAACCGGGCACGTTGACGTCCCTAGAGGTGACGGTGATCGCCTGCAGTTCGTGGGTAAAGGCGGAGGCGAGGTAAGGAAAGCCCGCCATCATCACCTTCGGCGGATTGGGCAGGTTGGAATTGCGATAGATCTGCTCCGAAACATTGTGTTCGGCCCGCGCGGCGATGAGGGCGTCTACAATTCCCAGGACGACAACCAGGGTCGCGACGGCGACTATCGATTTCTTCCACCACGCCCACCGGCGGCGTTGCCGGAAACGGCGGGAGGCCCGGATATGGGTGGGGGCCTCTCGCTGCCCATCGGGCGCGTCGTCGACACGAGTGCTCATCGCTATCAGTTGTACCGCACTGCCTACGGCATGAGTGCTTTCGCCGTTCGACGGGCGGGGTGGTGCGGCGGGTCGGTTCGCTAGGGCCTCCTGCTTCCCCGCCGCGGTAGACAGCTTGGACTAGTTTGAGGCAGTGCGCTGGGCCGAACGGGATT comes from Corynebacterium heidelbergense and encodes:
- a CDS encoding FABP family protein, whose protein sequence is MNSELPDPHPADAEPATPTSANPGSAETAATPLSGNDTVNLAAEQSKSTAGKNLPGFGDLPIPEDTANLRHGPNLHDGLLALLPLIGVWRGQGQAHNPGEPEFTFGQQLTFAHDGENRIAYESRTWRMDDDGQPAGPDRREAGWWRISETDEIELLIAHSDGIVEIMYGKPMTERAWQLESASTMVTATGPADLGPGKRLYGLMPNNNLGWVDERLIHGELVPWMSAELYRHMG
- a CDS encoding DUF2993 domain-containing protein; the encoded protein is MSTRVDDAPDGQREAPTHIRASRRFRQRRRWAWWKKSIVAVATLVVVLGIVDALIAARAEHNVSEQIYRNSNLPNPPKVMMAGFPYLASAFTHELQAITVTSRDVNVPGYGLLSVQSSAQYVTVPSSAVLSGEFTDAPARKVFTRLQLDGVSLGAKMGVNDLLIQNKDDISPRGGWETEALFEGTPRGYAKPATVEMTLRLKQGDVYFSAVNVISAPASPAADAPIVRADQMDAAARKRILDSFSLVLRAKDLPFHGGHPMRAYVSGGSAYVESERYYTKVSMLDLAPPTRPLSQEERPGL